The following is a genomic window from Blattabacterium cuenoti.
CACTATTGTATTTGAAATAAAAGAATAAATTGTAATATAAATGCATAACTATAATTAAAAATTAAATTTTTATGAAAAGATTATATAGAATAAATTATATTGAATCTTTTATATTAATTTTAAAATTTTGCATATTAAATGTTATTAATGTTTTTTTAAAAAATTTATTAATATCAATTAATATACCTAAATATATTATATTTTCAATATTATATATTATTCCATTTTTATGTTTATTTGCATATATTTTTTATACAAATAAAAAACAAAATAAAATTATAGATTTTTCACTTAAAATTTCTTCATATAAAATTTATACTGTATTATTTTTTATAATGTTATGTATAATAATATGTAATAATTATTTAATTTGTTTAATTCCTAAAAATGGGCCAATTATAGGCAATATGCATAAAGAAATAGAAAAATTTGTTATAGAAGAATCTAAAAATACAATTACTTTTTTTTTTATAACATCTATATTAGCGCCTATATGTGAAGAAATACTATTTAGAGGCATTATTTTACATGGAATGTTAAAAAATAATATACATCCAGTAAAAGCTATTTTATTTTCTTCTTTCCTATTTGGGTTAACTCATATGAATCCTTGGCAATTTATAAGTGGATTGTTAATTGGAAGTTTTATTGGATTTATTTACGTTGTTAACGTTTCTATTATAGATTGTATATTATTACATATATTTAATAAT
Proteins encoded in this region:
- a CDS encoding CPBP family intramembrane glutamic endopeptidase, translating into MKRLYRINYIESFILILKFCILNVINVFLKNLLISINIPKYIIFSILYIIPFLCLFAYIFYTNKKQNKIIDFSLKISSYKIYTVLFFIMLCIIICNNYLICLIPKNGPIIGNMHKEIEKFVIEESKNTITFFFITSILAPICEEILFRGIILHGMLKNNIHPVKAILFSSFLFGLTHMNPWQFISGLLIGSFIGFIYVVNVSIIDCILLHIFNNIVASFMLFFMTKNEQIFYNLTSNYIILISCITIIIFGCIFIFKNKTKWKILP